The Arthrobacter russicus genome has a segment encoding these proteins:
- a CDS encoding alpha/beta hydrolase, with protein MTTTATGQRLDWESDHLGPKFQKLTLELGQDDEGPVVATLVRHRAERRQGPPSWLQRLLRKDGGEPDPAVDVVLYLHGWADYFFQTELAEFFTAHGVAFYALDLRKYGRSLRPGQSEGFTDDLAVYDADLAAALAAIEADLGPGHRIHLLAHSLGGLIACLWADRNPGILSSLILNGPWLELQGSRFVRQIATHLVDPFVRSDPRRVFHFPDMTAYWQSVSKTAHGEWDLDPVWRPANSFPFRAGWIKAVLNGHAQVSKGLRIDVPILMLLSERTLIQADWSQEMMSVDAVIDVQEMARLGLQIGRRVMVNRYAGALHDAFLSSKPVRTRVYADVQEWLRAYG; from the coding sequence GTGGTCGCCACCTTGGTGCGCCACCGGGCGGAGCGTCGGCAGGGACCGCCGTCCTGGCTGCAACGGCTTTTGCGCAAAGACGGCGGTGAGCCGGATCCGGCCGTGGACGTGGTCCTCTATCTGCACGGCTGGGCCGACTATTTCTTCCAAACCGAGCTTGCGGAGTTCTTCACCGCGCACGGAGTCGCGTTCTACGCCTTGGACTTGCGCAAGTACGGGCGCAGCCTGCGGCCAGGGCAGTCCGAAGGCTTCACCGATGATTTGGCTGTCTATGACGCAGACTTGGCCGCGGCTTTGGCCGCGATCGAAGCCGATCTGGGTCCCGGCCACCGGATCCATCTGCTGGCGCATTCCCTGGGCGGCCTGATCGCCTGTCTTTGGGCGGACCGCAACCCCGGAATACTCAGCTCCTTGATCCTCAACGGTCCCTGGCTCGAATTGCAGGGCAGCCGGTTCGTCCGGCAAATCGCCACGCATCTGGTCGACCCGTTCGTCCGATCGGACCCGCGCCGGGTGTTCCACTTTCCGGACATGACGGCCTACTGGCAGTCGGTGAGCAAAACCGCACACGGCGAATGGGACCTCGACCCGGTGTGGCGGCCGGCGAACTCCTTCCCGTTCCGCGCCGGCTGGATCAAAGCCGTGCTGAACGGGCACGCCCAGGTTTCCAAGGGGTTGCGGATCGACGTCCCGATCCTGATGCTGCTTTCGGAACGCACCCTGATCCAGGCCGACTGGAGCCAGGAGATGATGTCGGTCGACGCGGTCATCGATGTCCAGGAGATGGCGCGGTTGGGTTTGCAGATCGGTCGCCGGGTAATGGTCAACCGCTACGCCGGAGCGCTGCACGACGCCTTCCTGTCATCGAAACCGGTGCGCACCCGGGTTTATGCCGACGTGCAGGAGTGGTTGCGCGCCTACGGCTGA
- a CDS encoding isoprenyl transferase yields the protein MVRRSSRDPNKPPVVAPWQHPSGDPMPQIPAELVPEHVAIVMDGNGRWANQRGLTRIEGHRAGEPALLDVMAGAIEIGVKHVSVFAFSTENWRRSPDEVRFLMGFNRDVLRRQRDQLDAWGVRVRWSGRKPRLWGSVIKELEIAQERTRDNDVITLNMCVNYGGQAEIADAVKAIAAEVAAGKLKPGAISEKTIQKHLYQPDLPPVDLFLRSSGEQRISNFVLWQSAYAEFVFLDTLWPDVDRRTLWQAIDTYAKRDRRYGGAVDAAAPDGHQP from the coding sequence ATGGTTCGCCGTTCAAGCCGAGATCCGAACAAACCTCCAGTGGTGGCACCGTGGCAGCACCCTTCCGGGGACCCGATGCCGCAAATCCCGGCGGAACTGGTGCCGGAACACGTGGCGATCGTGATGGACGGGAATGGACGTTGGGCCAACCAACGCGGTTTGACCCGGATCGAAGGGCACCGTGCCGGCGAGCCGGCGTTGCTGGATGTGATGGCCGGTGCGATCGAAATCGGCGTCAAACATGTCTCGGTGTTCGCCTTCTCGACGGAGAATTGGCGCCGCTCGCCGGATGAAGTGCGGTTTTTGATGGGCTTCAATCGGGATGTGCTGCGCCGGCAACGCGACCAACTGGATGCCTGGGGAGTACGGGTGCGTTGGTCCGGCCGGAAACCCCGGTTGTGGGGATCGGTGATCAAGGAACTTGAGATCGCCCAGGAGCGTACCCGGGACAATGACGTGATCACCTTGAACATGTGCGTCAACTATGGCGGCCAGGCAGAAATCGCGGATGCGGTCAAAGCCATCGCGGCCGAGGTCGCGGCCGGCAAACTGAAGCCCGGTGCGATTTCGGAAAAGACCATTCAGAAGCATCTGTACCAACCGGATCTCCCACCGGTGGACTTGTTCCTGCGCTCCAGCGGGGAACAGCGGATCTCGAATTTCGTGCTTTGGCAGAGCGCTTATGCGGAATTCGTCTTCCTGGATACCCTCTGGCCGGATGTGGACCGACGCACCTTGTGGCAGGCGATCGACACCTACGCCAAACGGGACCGGCGCTACGGGGGAGCAGTCGATGCGGCCGCTCCGGACGGGCATCAGCCGTAG
- the recO gene encoding DNA repair protein RecO, which translates to MSGSSSFAARTYRDDAVVLRTHKLGEADRIITLLTREHGQVRAVAKGVRRTSSKFGGRLEPFMVADLQLISGRTLDIISQAVSKGSYGQQIAAHYDRYTVATAMAETAERLTDSDQESAGAQYRLLIGAFSALARGEHAAELILDSYLLRALSTAGWAPSFTDCARCGNPGPHSAFSAALGGAVCHDCRPPGSPSPAAQTMVLLAALLTGDWPVADASDPANRREAAGLVASYVQWHLERVVRSFRLVERL; encoded by the coding sequence GTGTCCGGATCTTCCAGCTTCGCAGCGCGCACGTACCGCGATGACGCGGTGGTGCTCCGTACCCACAAACTGGGTGAAGCAGACCGGATCATCACGCTCTTGACCAGGGAGCACGGGCAAGTCCGTGCCGTGGCCAAAGGCGTCCGCCGTACCAGCAGCAAGTTCGGCGGCCGCCTGGAGCCGTTCATGGTCGCAGACCTGCAGCTGATTTCCGGGCGCACTTTGGACATCATCTCGCAAGCGGTGAGCAAGGGATCCTACGGGCAGCAAATCGCGGCGCACTACGACCGTTACACGGTCGCCACGGCGATGGCGGAGACCGCGGAGCGGCTGACGGATTCCGACCAGGAATCCGCGGGCGCCCAGTACCGGCTGTTGATCGGCGCCTTTTCCGCGTTGGCACGCGGCGAGCACGCAGCCGAATTGATTCTGGATTCGTATCTGCTCCGGGCGCTGTCCACTGCTGGTTGGGCGCCGAGCTTCACCGACTGCGCCAGGTGCGGCAACCCCGGGCCGCACAGCGCATTTTCGGCTGCGCTCGGCGGCGCGGTCTGCCATGATTGCCGGCCACCCGGATCGCCTTCGCCGGCAGCGCAGACCATGGTGCTGCTGGCCGCATTGCTGACCGGTGATTGGCCGGTGGCAGACGCGTCTGACCCGGCGAACCGCCGAGAGGCAGCGGGCTTGGTTGCGAGCTATGTGCAATGGCATCTGGAGCGCGTGGTGCGTTCCTTCCGACTGGTAGAAAGACTTTGA